CGACTTCCAGGCGGTAGGTTCCGTCGGTGTCGCGCTGGATGCGTGCCGCGTCGATGCTCGCGTCGGTCAGGTCGTAGGGGTCGATCTCCTCCGATTGTCCCGGGTCCAGGCCGAGATCGGCCAGTGCGACAGCGTCCGTCGACGGCAGGTCTTCGACGGACTCCGCGGCGATGTGCCCGGTGAAGCGTCCGTCGCTGCCGTGGACAGCCCCCGAAGGGTCGATGGTCGACATGTCGCTCCTCAGATTCGGCCGCGCAAGCCGAGGCGGCGCGCGTTGTCGGCGGCACGGTTGTAGTGCCGGTCGATCGCCGACATCGTGGCGCGCACCTGATCAGCTCCTTCAGCTGCGGCGTCATCGGAGATGTCGTTGTCATCCACCCATGTGCCGAACTGCATCTGCGAACCGTCCGGCGCGACGACGTACGCGCCCACGTTGTAACCGCTAGTCTCGCTGGCGGCGTAAGCCTGTTCGGCATACAGCTCCGGCTGTCCGCCGCCGGAGTACTCAGGTTCACGGGACATGAACGCAGCGATGTTCTCGACGTCCGCTCCGAAGTCGTGAGAGTACGCGTTCCCGATCTCGTCCGGGTCGAGGTCACTGCCGCCTTCCTTGTGTAGCCGCTGCATCAACGAATCGACACGCGCGGCGCGTGCCTCTTCGTCGTCCCAGTCGGGTGCCTTCGACGACTCGACGGGGATCGAAATGTCGTCACCCTCCCAGGCGTCGATGTCATCGGACGCAAACTGTGCGGCGGTGTCCTCCGGAAGCCACTCGTAGGATAGTGGGCGCGGCAGGTCGATCTCGGCGCCGTTGGCGTCCGTCGCCGACCGCATCGAGAAGTACCACGAACCGTCGTCGGAATGCTTGTCCGTCAAGTGGCCAACCACCTGCGTCGCCTCCGGGCAGAACCGCTTGAGCGTGAGGTAGACGTGCTGGTTCTGGCACTCGTCGCTCCAGGATTTTCCGGCGGCTTGTGTCGAGCCAGCGCGGTTCGACATCTGCCGGTTGACCTCAACTTGGTGGTCGTACTCTTCCTGTGGCATCGCTTCGATGACCGGCGCAGTCGTCACGTCTGAGAGTTCGGCGATGGACTCCCCGGCGATGTGGCCGGTGAACCTGCCGTCACTGCCGTGGATGGCTCCGCTGTGGTCGATGGTCGACATGTTTTTCAGGCTCCTTGCTGGTGGTTGTGGCGGTCCATGTCTTGCAGCTCCTGGCGGAAGACCTCGTGCAACTTCTGTTGGATCTCGGTGACGGCGTCGTAGCTCTCGGCGCTTTCGTCGTTGGTCAGCCAGTCGTGCTGGACGTACCGGGTGTTCCACTGGTGTCCGCGGACAGCACCGATGGTCATGCCGCTGTCGCCGTCCCGCTCGATGACCAACTGAGCGTTGTAACCGACCACGTTTTCGCTGTCGCCGGCCATGCTCCGCCCGACCTGCTGCACCTGTCTGGACCACACCGACGGGTGCGCGTCCTCGAAGCTCTCGAACCGCTGTCCGGGGCCGTGCAGGATCGACAGCACACGCTCGTTCAGAGCGTCGTCCGTGCTGCCAAAGTCAGGCAGTTCGGGAGGATCGGAGTCCTGGCTGCGGCCGATCGTGGCGAGCCGGTCCAACGGGAGAACCTGCCCGCCACCGAACAGGGTTTGCCCGGGGTAGTCGCGTGCACCGACGGCGTCGAGGTGTGCGTCGCCTCCGACAAGGGCGATGTCGAGGGTCTCGTCCGAGACGGCATCGAAGTCCAAGCTGTTGTAGAGCGGCTGCTCGTCAGCGGCGAGCACTGCGTCGAGGTGGTAAATGCGGTCCTCGCGGTCGAAGGACACAGCGATGGATTCGGCGGTCGGGTAGTCGTGCTTGACCTGCGCGGCGTTCGCGCGCCACTTCGCCTCATCGATTGTGCGGCAGATCTCGTCCCGCTGCCGCTGCAGCTCCTCGATCTCGGGCATGGCAGTGAGGATCGGCTGGGGTTCATCGTGAATCAGTTCAGCGCACAACCCGGTCGTGGATTCGGCGGCGACGTGGCCGGCGAAGCGCCCCTTGGCGTCGTGGATCGCTCCGGACTGGTCGATCGTCGACATCAGGACCGCCCGCCGAACTCGAGGTACGCACGTTCTTCGTCGCGACGGTGCGCCCAGTCCCAGTCGTGCTCGCTCAACGCAGTGGCTGCATCGTCGAGGCTGATGCGCACCTCGTCGTCGAAGTACACCCGCTCCGAGTGCTGCTCGGCGTAGTCCACCAGCCGGATCTGCCTGATCTGCCAGCCGTCACCGTCGTAGGTCGGCTCGAACTCGACCTCGACCGTTTCGTCGGGGTAGGCCTCGGTGAGCAGTTCACCCATCTTGGCGACTGCTCGCTCGGTCGGGTTGACCGGCGGCGCGACAGAAAGATCCGTCGTCGGTTCGGCGGCGACATGGCCGGCGAAGCGTCCCTTGGCATCGTGCAGGGTGCCCGTGGCGTCAATGGTGGTCATCGGGCACCGCCGTCTGGACGCGAGCGGAGAAGCGGTGAGTGTTCATCGCAGGACTCCGTTCAGGGACTGTTCGTAGTGCTGTTGCAGGCGACGCGCGATCGCACGCGCGGCGTCGTTGCCGGTGGCGGTCGGATCGTCGGTGAGCTCGTGGATCGACACCTCGCGAGCGGTAATCCATTCGTGGCCGTGACCGTCGATGCGACGAGACCCGACGCGGAAGGTCGGCCCGGACTCGCCGAAGGTTTCGGGCTCGACATGCAGCCGCGGGCGGTCCGGTTCGGGAAACTCGAGGTTGATCGTGTGGGCGACATCGGTGACGGAGTCGGTGAACGTGTCGTGGTCACTGCCACCCGCCTTCAGGTAGGACCAGTCGTCGTTCGCGATGGCGGCGTCCTCGAAGGACCGCTCGACGGGCTGCTGAGCTGATACGCCATCCAGCGACCCGGACGATTCGGCGGCGACGTCACCGGTGAAGCGCCCGTCGGTGCCGTGAACGGCTCCGGTCGCGTCAACGGTGCTCATGGAAGATCCTTGTTCGCGGGTCGATAGGTCATGTCAGGTGGAATGGCGGGCGCCCGAGCAGCGCCATCAGCGACCGCCGCGGTAGGAGAAGCCCCCCGGCAAGTTGACCGAGGAGACCGAACGGCGGCTCTGGGTGCGCGACCACAGTCGGCTGGTGATCGGGCCGACCTTGAGAGAGACCGAGGACAGACCGTTCTGCGTGAACTGGAACTTCAGGGGGCCGGGGGAGACGCGCTTGCGGTAGTTGATGCTCATGTCTTCGACGGTGCGACGTGGCTCGGCCGGTCTGGCGAGATGAGGCAGCAGCCGCGGTTTATGCGTGCCGTCGCACCGTCACGCGCATACTCCTGTCCGCTGCGCGTCAGGGAGCACTGCGCTGTCCCCGTTGTTCTGTAGCTGCCGTCGCACCGTCACGCGCATGGGTGAACTTGGACGACCGACAGCGACCGGACGCGGCCTGGGAGCCGCCACGAATCTCGGCTCGTCGCGTGACACGAGCGAGGCGACCTTCACCACAACCGCGCTGGTCTTCGACGACATGCCACAGGACTTCGCGGTGGCTCGCACCGCATCCTCCTCGACGGCGCTGGTGCTGCGCGGGGGAGCATCGCCCGACCGCTCGACCGCACTGGTGCGTGCCGGTGACGTGGTGCCGAGCGGATCGGTTCCTGTCCCGTCGAAGCGGGAGATCATCGCCGACGGGGTGCACCAGTACACCAAGCCGCGCCGTCGTGGAAGTGACGTGGTGCAGCGCCGCGTCGGCTGGCTGGCGACCCCGTCGCTCATTCAGGTCATCACCGTCGAACGTCCGCTGCGCCAGGACGGCAAGGCCTACCGACCAGCCGGCGACTGGGAGTTGGCCCGGCGCGTCACTTACGACTGCGCCAGCGGCACCGCGCAGCGGCGCAAGGGTGTCGTGACAAGTGATGCCGTGCGCTCGAGTGCGTCGGAGCCCAGCGGCGCGTCCAATGGGTCGCCAGTCGACGAGGCTGCCGAGCTGGCCGAGTCCGCCCTGCAGTTCGTGCCCGCGAGTGTGCGCCGGACGGTGGTCAGTTCCGTCCCGGCGCCGCTGTTCACGTCCGGCAACATCTACCGGTACAAGAACGGCAAGCACACCGTCGAAGTGGTGCGGATGGACGCGGCCCGTGCCGTCGTCCTGAACGCCGTGCTTGACGCCGGCGCGTCGCAGTGGAGTGTCGAGCAGGCCACCTACGACCTCGGCCCGACGCGCGTCGAGGGGCTCGACGGATGACGACGGAGGCTGCCTTCACACACTTCGAGACGCTCGGTGTCACCGAGACGGTGACACCGGCCGGGCTCAAGGCGGCCTACCGCAAACAGTTGCGACTCAACCATCCCGACATCGTCGGTCCGGTGGGGGAGCAGCGCACCGCCGTGCTGCATGAAGCGTTCCGGATCCTGTCCGATCCGGAGTTGCGTGCAGCGTACGAAGCGGCTCTGGCTGATCCGGCGCGGCCGGACGCAGAGCTCGCCAACGAGCCTCTTTGGGGCGAGGAATCCGACTGGACCGACGACATCGTCGATGCGCCGGTGGTCGACGAACCTGTGCCCCCCGCGCCGCCACCTTCCCCGTACGGCGAGACCGAGCCCGAACCCGCGCCGCCGCCTGCGGCATCACCGACGAAGATCACGTCGATCCGTGTGCGCACGATGGCCCGACGACTGGCCTGGATTGGCGCTGCGGGACTGGGTTGCTGGTCCGCCCTGTACGGCTTGCTATGGGCGACGAGTGGACCGGACATCGCGAACTGGCTCGTCATCGTCCTCCCGCTGACTGTTGCTGTCGGTGCTTCCGGGGTCGGGGTTCCGCATCCGGCCGGCCGACCGTCGAGGTTCGTCTTCTGGGTGGTGGCTATGGAGGTCTCGTTCAACACCGAGTGGGGGTTGTTTCGACACCGCTCGGTTCGTGAGCTGCGCCGGTGTTGGTGAGTTTCGACATCACTCCTGAAGTGGGCAGGCATGGATGGACGTCTAGTTCGGGTCGGGCTCAGCCGTGGCTCGGTAGCGGTCGGCGACTGCGTCTGCCCGAGCGTGCAGGGAAGCGCGCAGTTCGGGCGGGGCGAGCGCTTCAGCGTTGGTGCAGAGCTGCCACAGCGCCCACTCTGCGTGCCAGAGATCTTGGAAGGTGACTTCGAGGCGTAGCCAGCCGTCCGGTTCGGCCTCCTCGGCGCGTACGGCTTCTGCCATGTCGAGGAGGTCGTCCCGGCGCGCCGGGCTCACACGTACCTGGACGGAGATGTGGCCCTCGGACAGGAATTCGGCACACCGTTGTGCCCAGATGTGTTCGAGGTCGACCTGATCTGGTCGCTGGGCTGGTTCGACAAGCTCTTCGGCGGCGTGGATTCGCGATATTCGCATGGTCCGGTCGGTGCCGGACTCGGCGGCCAGTAAGTAGCCCTTGTCTCGCACGGTGACCAGGCCGATCGGGTCCACTGTGTGCCATTGGGGTGGCTGGCCGCGCGAGGCGTAGTGGACCCGCAGTTTGCGTCCGGCGAGGACCGCGCGTCGCACCACCATCACCGTGGCGTCGGGCAGCTCTTCCCGGCTCAGGCGACGGGAAAGTAGGTCGGTCTCGGGGTTGACGAGGAACCGTTGTGCCGCGTTGGTCGCGGCGACCTGGTGGCCTTCGGGGAGGGCGTCAACGATCTTCCGCATTGCTGAGGCGAGAGCCGTCCCAAGTCCGAAGATCTGCTCGCCTGGCCTCGAGCCAGCGGTGAGCAGCGCGAGTGCTTCGTCGTTGTTGAGGCCCGTGAGCTCGGTCCGGAACCCAGGTAGGAGTGCGTACCCACCGTGCCGGCCACGTTCGGCATAGACGGGGACGCCGGCCGCGGAAAGCGCTTCGATGTCGCGCAGGACGGTGCGCGGGGAGACCTCGAGCTCTTTGGCTAGGGCATCCGCGGTCAACTGGCCGCGCTGACGCAGCAGCAGGACCAAGGACACCAGCCGGTCAGCTCGCACGACGAAGACGTTACCGAAATACCTGACACAAGGTGTCGTGATTCAGCGTCAGGGTGGTCACGCGCCGCCGAACCGCGGCGACGCCCGAATGCGGGCGACCCCGATGGAATCTGATTGGAGCTGATGTGGCAATCGAACGAGTGGCCGTCAACCCGGTGACGTGGTCGGTGGAGATGGGGTTCA
This is a stretch of genomic DNA from Yimella lutea. It encodes these proteins:
- a CDS encoding helix-turn-helix transcriptional regulator, with translation MRADRLVSLVLLLRQRGQLTADALAKELEVSPRTVLRDIEALSAAGVPVYAERGRHGGYALLPGFRTELTGLNNDEALALLTAGSRPGEQIFGLGTALASAMRKIVDALPEGHQVAATNAAQRFLVNPETDLLSRRLSREELPDATVMVVRRAVLAGRKLRVHYASRGQPPQWHTVDPIGLVTVRDKGYLLAAESGTDRTMRISRIHAAEELVEPAQRPDQVDLEHIWAQRCAEFLSEGHISVQVRVSPARRDDLLDMAEAVRAEEAEPDGWLRLEVTFQDLWHAEWALWQLCTNAEALAPPELRASLHARADAVADRYRATAEPDPN
- a CDS encoding DUF4236 domain-containing protein, which codes for MSINYRKRVSPGPLKFQFTQNGLSSVSLKVGPITSRLWSRTQSRRSVSSVNLPGGFSYRGGR
- a CDS encoding J domain-containing protein, whose product is MTTEAAFTHFETLGVTETVTPAGLKAAYRKQLRLNHPDIVGPVGEQRTAVLHEAFRILSDPELRAAYEAALADPARPDAELANEPLWGEESDWTDDIVDAPVVDEPVPPAPPPSPYGETEPEPAPPPAASPTKITSIRVRTMARRLAWIGAAGLGCWSALYGLLWATSGPDIANWLVIVLPLTVAVGASGVGVPHPAGRPSRFVFWVVAMEVSFNTEWGLFRHRSVRELRRCW